Below is a window of Pseudarthrobacter equi DNA.
ACACCATCGCACGCATTCGCGGAGTGCTGCTGACCGAGGAAAAAGCAAGCCACGCCGTGGCCTTGATCGCCCGGGCCATCAAGGAAACCCTGCCCGGCCACCCGGAGGCGGGGGTGTCCATCCTGGACGCCGGCGGCAACCGGATCAGCAGCGCCGCCACCCATCCCCTCGTGGAGCAGCTGGACGCCGTCCAGTACGAACTCGACGAAGGCCCGTGCCTCACCGCATGGTCCGCCGAAGAAGTGGTGATCGTTGAAGACGTCCACACGGACCAGCGGTGGCCGAACTGGCGAGCAGCTGTCCTGGACACTTCGGTCCGTTCCGTGGCCAGTGCCCCGCTGATGGCCGGCGGCCAGGCGCTGGGTGCCCTCAACATCTACTCGGCACTGCCGGGCCAGTACGACGGGTCCACCGGCCGGGTGCTCCCCCTGTTCGCCGGAACCGCCGCCACGCTGCTGGCGCACATCCAGGGCACCGAGGTTCCGCTGCGGATGGCGGGCGACCTCAAAGCCACCCTCGCCACACGGGACACCATCAACCGGGCCTGCGGGATGCTGATGGAGCGGCACGGCATCGGCCACGATGATGCCCTGGGCCGGCTCATCACCAAAGCCAGGAAATCCGGCGGCACCCTCGCGGAGGTCAGCGCCTTGCTGGTGGCCGGGGCTGCCGCTCCCGGGAACAACGGCGAGTAAGGCACCGTGGCGGCAGGCCGGCGTCGTACGCCCTGCCGTGCCCTATGACCGCGTCAGGCGTCGAAGTGGGTGCTGACGGTATCGTCGGCGGCCACCGAGGCGATCACCCGGGCAGCGACGTCCCGGAGCTTGATGTTGCGCGTGCTGGAGGCGCTCTTGAGGATGGCCATGGCCGTTTCCTGGTTGCACCGGTTCTGGCCCATAATGGCCCCGGCCGCGAGGTCGATGGTGGTGCGTGAAGCCATGGCGGCGGCGAGGTCGTCGCGCGCATCCGTCAGCTGGGCGATCCGCAGCGCGAGCCGCAGGGACTGGCTGGCTTCCCGGGCGAACCGTTCGGCTGAGGCCACGGAGTCCGCGGGGAACGCATCCTTGCCGTCGGAGTAGAGGTTCAGAGCCGCCCGCGCCTCGTTGTCCACAGGGACGGGCACCGCGAGGATGGATTTGAGGGTTCCTTCGTTCACCGCTTCCAGGTACTCCGGCCAGCGGAGCTCGTTGTGCAGGTCCGGGACATGGATGGTGGTGGCCAGGCGGATGGCCGACAGGCACGGGCCGTCATTGAAGGTGTACTGCACCTCGTCCATGGCCCGGGCGCGTCCATCGCTGCTGGCCGCCGTTGCTGCCTTCTTGCGCCGCACCACGGTGATGGAACAGGACACCTGCTGCCCCGTCGAGGAGAGCTCGGCTGCGGCCTCAACGGCCAGGTCATGGAGGAATTCTTCAACATGGGAACTGGTGAGGACCAGTTCGCCGAGGCGCTTGGCTACCGGCTCGTCGGTTCTGTCTGTGGCCATGGAGGGCTTCCTGGTGCTGCCCGGCACAGCCACCCACGGACTGAACCGGGACCCGAGCCGCCCAGGACCGGACGGCAATTCCAGCCTACTCCCACGGCACCGCTTCGGGCCCAGCCGCTGGCTTTCCCCGGAGTCAGCCGGCGAGCGCCAGCAGCACTCCCCCGGCCGCGCCCACCAGCACCACTGCCCAAGGCGGCGCCTTCCACGCGATGAGCAGCACGAAGCAAACCAGGCCCAGGCCGAACGGGCCCGGCCCGGTGATGGCAGTGGTGAACAGCGGGTTGTACAGGGCCGCGGCCAGGATGCCCACCACGGCGGCATTGGCGCCCCGCATCAGGGCCTGGGCCCCGGGCCGGGAACGCCATGAGTTCCAGAAGGGCAGCACTCCGGCGAGCAGCAGGAACCCGGGCAGGAAAATGCCGGCGAGCGCGACGGCGGCACCAGCCACGCCGCCCGGACCGTAGCCGGACGCCGTGCCCAGGTAGGCCGCGAAAGTGAACAGGGGCCCCGGCACCGCCTGCGCGGCGCCGTAACCTGCCAGGAACTGCTGGTTAGTCACCCAGCCCGGGTCCACCACGCCGGCCTGGAGCAGGGGCAGCACCACATGGCCGCCGCCGAACACCAGCGCCCCGGCCCGGTAGAACGCCTCAAACAGGGTGATACCGGCCGAGCCCGTGGCCAGCGCCAGCACCGGCAGGCCCAGCAGCAGAAGCGCGAACAGTGCCAGGCAGATGATGCCCGCAGTCCGGCTGACGGGGAAGCGCATTTGGCCGGTCAGGTCGGTTGTGCCCCGCCGGCAGACCAGCAGCCCGGCGAGCGCGCCGAACAGGATGGCCGCGATCTGGCCGACGGAACCGGCCAGCAGGGTGGCGGACAGGGCCGCGACGACGGCGATCGCCGCCCGTTCCCGGTCCGGGGTGAGTGCCCTGGCCATGCCCCACACGGCCTGGGCCACGATGGCCACCGCCACGATCTTCAGCCCGGTGAGGATCCCGGACCCCACAGCACCCTGGAACAGCGCGGCTCCCAGGGCGAAGGCGACCAACAGGGCCGCGGACGGGAGGGTGAAGGCGAGGAACGCGGCCAGCGCGCCGAGGGGGCCGGCGCGGTGCAGCCCCATGCCGAAGCCCACCTGGCTGGAGGCGGGTCCGGGCAGGAACTGGCACAGTGCCACCAGGTCCCCGTATTCCTGCTCGTCCACCCACTTGCGCCGCCGGACCAGTTCGTCCCGGAAATAGCCCAGGTGCGCGATGGGGCCGCCGAACGAGGTGACACCCAGTTTGAGGAAGACCCGGAAGACCTCCCAGGCCGAGCCGCGGGCCGTGGTTGACGCCCCGCCTGATGCCTCGCCGGTCATGGGGCTGCCACGGGGAGCTGCGGTGGGGTCATGGGCCCATTATGCAGCGGATTGACAGGGGCCGATGACCATTGCTCCACTGGTAGGGCGCACGCCACGCCGCCTGAAACGCAGGCAGCCTGCCGGCCTGCATTCAAGGAGCACCGTTGACCGCCGACCCCGCCGCGAAACCGTCCGTCCTGTTCGTATGTGTCCACAACGCCGGCCGTTCCCAGATGGCAGCGGCATTCCTGTCCTCCCTGGCCAAGGGAGCCATCGAGGTCCGCTCCGCCGGATCCCAGCCGGCGGACACCGTGAACCCGGCCGCCGTCGAGGCCATGGCAGAGGTGGGCATCGACATGTCCGCCGAGGTCCCCAAGATCCTCACCACGGAGGCCGTCCGGAAATCCGACGTGGTGGTCACCATGGGCTGCGGCGACGAATGCCCCTACTTCCCCGGCAAGCGCTACGAGGACTGGGTGCTGGAGGATCCAGCCGGCCAGGGTGTGGATGCCGTCCGCCCCATCCGGGACCGGATCAGGACAAGGGTGGAGGCCCTCATCACCGAACTCGTCCCCGCGCAGCACCCCGACGCCCAGTAGCCGCACCCGTGACCCGCAAACACCGCAGCCCCGAACCTCCCAAGGAGAACCCCATGAGCAACGAACAGCTGATCATCATCGGCTCCGGCCCCGCGGGCTACACCGCCGCCATTTACGCCGCCCGGGCAGGCCTGGCCCCGCTGGTGCTCGCCGGTTCCGTCACCGCAGGCGGCGCGCTGATGAACACCACCGAGGTGGAAAACTTCCCCGGTTTCCCCGGCGGCATCCAGGGCCCGGAACTGATGGACGGGCTGCAGCAGCAGGCCGAGAAGTTCGGCGCCAAGGTGGTGTTCGACGACGTCACGTCCGTGGACCTGAAGGGTTCCGTCAAGCGCGTGGTCACCGGCGCCGGGGAGACCCACGAGGCACCCGCGGTCATCCTGGCCACCGGCTCGGCCTACAAGGAACTGGGCCTGCCCGAGGAAAAGAAGCTCAGCGGCCACGGGGTGTCGTGGTGCGCCACCTGCGACGGGTTCTTCTTCCGCGAACAGGACATCATCGTGGTGGGCGGCGGCGACTCCGCCATGGAGGAAGCAACTTTCCTGACCCGCTTCGGGAAGTCCGTGACCGTCGTGGTGCGCAAGGGCGAGCTCCGTGCCTCCCGCATCATGGCGCAGCGGGCCAAGGACAACCCCAAGATCCGGTTCGAATGGAACTCGGCCATCACCGCCATCCACGGCGACACCAAGGTCACCGGCGTCACCCTGAAGGACACTCGCTCCGGCGAGACCCGCGAACTCGGCGCCACGGGCATCTTCGTGGCGATCGGCCACCTGCCGCGCACCGAACTGCTCACCGGCCAGGTGGACCTGGATGACGAGGGTTACATCAAGGTGGACTCCCCCACCACGTGCACCAATCTCTCCGGCGTCTTCGCG
It encodes the following:
- a CDS encoding GAF and ANTAR domain-containing protein, which codes for MKRLPLDDLSDTIARIRGVLLTEEKASHAVALIARAIKETLPGHPEAGVSILDAGGNRISSAATHPLVEQLDAVQYELDEGPCLTAWSAEEVVIVEDVHTDQRWPNWRAAVLDTSVRSVASAPLMAGGQALGALNIYSALPGQYDGSTGRVLPLFAGTAATLLAHIQGTEVPLRMAGDLKATLATRDTINRACGMLMERHGIGHDDALGRLITKARKSGGTLAEVSALLVAGAAAPGNNGE
- a CDS encoding GAF and ANTAR domain-containing protein; amino-acid sequence: MATDRTDEPVAKRLGELVLTSSHVEEFLHDLAVEAAAELSSTGQQVSCSITVVRRKKAATAASSDGRARAMDEVQYTFNDGPCLSAIRLATTIHVPDLHNELRWPEYLEAVNEGTLKSILAVPVPVDNEARAALNLYSDGKDAFPADSVASAERFAREASQSLRLALRIAQLTDARDDLAAAMASRTTIDLAAGAIMGQNRCNQETAMAILKSASSTRNIKLRDVAARVIASVAADDTVSTHFDA
- the chrA gene encoding chromate efflux transporter, producing the protein MTGEASGGASTTARGSAWEVFRVFLKLGVTSFGGPIAHLGYFRDELVRRRKWVDEQEYGDLVALCQFLPGPASSQVGFGMGLHRAGPLGALAAFLAFTLPSAALLVAFALGAALFQGAVGSGILTGLKIVAVAIVAQAVWGMARALTPDRERAAIAVVAALSATLLAGSVGQIAAILFGALAGLLVCRRGTTDLTGQMRFPVSRTAGIICLALFALLLLGLPVLALATGSAGITLFEAFYRAGALVFGGGHVVLPLLQAGVVDPGWVTNQQFLAGYGAAQAVPGPLFTFAAYLGTASGYGPGGVAGAAVALAGIFLPGFLLLAGVLPFWNSWRSRPGAQALMRGANAAVVGILAAALYNPLFTTAITGPGPFGLGLVCFVLLIAWKAPPWAVVLVGAAGGVLLALAG
- a CDS encoding arsenate reductase ArsC, which encodes MTADPAAKPSVLFVCVHNAGRSQMAAAFLSSLAKGAIEVRSAGSQPADTVNPAAVEAMAEVGIDMSAEVPKILTTEAVRKSDVVVTMGCGDECPYFPGKRYEDWVLEDPAGQGVDAVRPIRDRIRTRVEALITELVPAQHPDAQ
- the trxB gene encoding thioredoxin-disulfide reductase; protein product: MSNEQLIIIGSGPAGYTAAIYAARAGLAPLVLAGSVTAGGALMNTTEVENFPGFPGGIQGPELMDGLQQQAEKFGAKVVFDDVTSVDLKGSVKRVVTGAGETHEAPAVILATGSAYKELGLPEEKKLSGHGVSWCATCDGFFFREQDIIVVGGGDSAMEEATFLTRFGKSVTVVVRKGELRASRIMAQRAKDNPKIRFEWNSAITAIHGDTKVTGVTLKDTRSGETRELGATGIFVAIGHLPRTELLTGQVDLDDEGYIKVDSPTTCTNLSGVFACGDAVDHRYRQAITAAGTGCAAALDAERYLAALDDASSIATALVEEPTHS